One window of Caldisericum exile AZM16c01 genomic DNA carries:
- a CDS encoding V-type ATP synthase subunit B, with translation MPKEYTTAKEIAGPLLLVDNVEKATYNEIVEIKTADGTIKRGQVLEVNGNMALIQVFEGTSGLSLGEVKVKFLGHGVELGVSPDILGRIFDGSGKPIDGAPPLIPDKKFDINGSPINPYARDYPSEFIQTGISAIDGLNTLVRGQKLPIFSGSGLPHAQLAAQIARQAKVLGKEEKFAVVFVAMGITFEEANFFIKSFRESGALERAVMFINLGNDPVIERIATPRFGLTAAEYLAFELGMHVLVIMTDMTNYCEALREISAARKEVPGRRGYPGYMYTDLATIYERAGRIKGKKGSITQIPVLTMPEDDKTHPIPDLTGYITEGQIFLSRSLYQQGIYPPIDVLPSLSRLKDKGIGPGKTREDHASIMNQLFASYARGREARELLTVLGESALTPVDLMHVKFADEFERNFVKQGEYENRSIEETLEIGWKLLSMLPVEELKRVKPQFIEKYLSKYLKKEVESNAS, from the coding sequence ATGCCTAAGGAATATACAACTGCTAAAGAAATTGCAGGTCCATTACTTTTAGTTGATAATGTAGAAAAGGCAACTTACAATGAAATTGTTGAAATAAAGACCGCTGACGGAACAATAAAAAGAGGGCAAGTCCTTGAAGTTAATGGAAATATGGCTCTCATTCAGGTTTTTGAAGGAACTTCGGGCTTGAGCCTTGGAGAAGTTAAAGTAAAATTTTTGGGACACGGTGTTGAATTGGGTGTTTCGCCTGATATTTTAGGAAGAATTTTTGATGGTTCTGGAAAGCCTATTGATGGAGCACCACCTTTAATTCCAGACAAGAAATTTGACATTAATGGAAGTCCTATCAATCCATATGCAAGAGACTATCCATCTGAATTCATACAAACAGGTATTTCTGCAATTGATGGATTAAATACTCTTGTGCGAGGTCAGAAACTTCCAATATTTTCTGGATCTGGGTTGCCACATGCTCAACTTGCCGCACAAATAGCAAGGCAAGCAAAGGTTTTAGGTAAAGAGGAAAAATTTGCTGTAGTTTTTGTGGCAATGGGTATTACCTTTGAAGAGGCAAACTTTTTCATAAAGAGTTTTAGGGAATCTGGTGCATTGGAAAGAGCAGTCATGTTTATCAATTTAGGAAATGATCCTGTAATTGAAAGAATTGCAACTCCAAGGTTTGGATTAACTGCTGCAGAGTACCTTGCATTTGAACTTGGAATGCATGTCCTTGTAATAATGACTGACATGACTAACTATTGTGAAGCGCTCCGTGAGATTTCTGCTGCAAGAAAGGAAGTGCCTGGGCGTAGAGGATATCCTGGATATATGTATACCGATCTTGCAACAATTTATGAAAGAGCAGGAAGAATTAAAGGTAAAAAAGGATCAATTACTCAAATACCAGTTTTAACAATGCCAGAAGATGATAAAACCCACCCAATTCCAGACTTAACCGGTTATATTACCGAAGGGCAGATTTTCTTGAGTAGAAGTTTGTATCAGCAAGGCATTTATCCACCAATAGATGTTTTGCCAAGTTTGTCGAGGCTAAAAGATAAAGGAATTGGTCCTGGGAAAACAAGAGAAGATCACGCAAGTATTATGAACCAGCTCTTTGCAAGTTATGCAAGAGGAAGAGAAGCACGTGAACTCCTAACAGTATTGGGTGAAAGCGCATTAACTCCCGTTGACTTAATGCACGTAAAATTCGCAGATGAGTTTGAAAGAAACTTCGTAAAACAAGGCGAATATGAAAATAGGTCTATAGAGGAAACTCTTGAAATTGGTTGGAAACTCCTTTCAATGCTTCCTGTTGAAGAACTTAAGAGAGTTAAACCTCAATTCATTGAAAAGTATCTTTCGAAGTACCTTAAAAAAGAGGTAGAGAGCAATGCTTCTTAA
- a CDS encoding V-type ATP synthase subunit A: MEERIGKIVKVAGPLVVASDIPNAKMYEMVYVGEKRLFGEIIEVRGNLSSIQVYEDTSGIGPGEPVYSTGMPLSVELGPGLIGSIYDGVQRPLDELMAKYGEFVQRGIFATPLNREKLFHFVPVAKVGEEVSSNDVLGEVQETPIIKHKILVPPNTKGTVIKIIGEGDYNIETVVAVLKDGDKEIELKMYHKWPVRFARPVKTRIPPDEPLVTGQRTIDMFFPIAKGGTACVPGPFGSGKTVVQHQLSKWADADVIVFIGCGERGNEMTDVLIEFPELKDPKSGRPLMERTVLVANTSNMPVAAREASVFTGITIAEYYRDMGYNVALMADSTSRWAEAMREMSGRLEEMPGEEGYPAYLASRISSFYERAGKVYILGKNEAVSSLSVIGAVSPPGGDLSDPVVQATLRTVRVFWSLDASLAYARHFPAIHWLRSYSLYADQLKEFYDKNAGVGWTNYRARALSILRKEAELQEMVRLVGIDALSPHDRLTLEIARSIREDFLQQDAFDPEDTYTSLKKQYRMIRLIFAFAELAEDALKKSVELEQIITLPVRVEISRAKFIPEKNLEKFDELEEKIKQSFESLLSEVEHA, from the coding sequence ATGGAGGAAAGAATTGGTAAGATTGTAAAAGTCGCTGGGCCTCTTGTAGTTGCAAGTGATATACCCAACGCAAAAATGTATGAAATGGTGTATGTTGGGGAAAAGAGGCTCTTTGGTGAAATAATTGAAGTAAGGGGTAATTTGTCTTCAATTCAGGTCTATGAAGATACATCAGGTATCGGGCCAGGGGAGCCTGTATATTCAACAGGTATGCCTCTTAGTGTTGAACTTGGACCTGGACTTATCGGCTCAATATATGACGGTGTTCAAAGACCACTTGATGAACTAATGGCAAAGTATGGTGAGTTTGTCCAAAGAGGAATTTTCGCAACACCACTTAATCGGGAAAAACTCTTTCACTTTGTTCCTGTTGCAAAGGTTGGTGAAGAAGTTTCCTCAAACGATGTTTTAGGTGAAGTTCAGGAAACTCCAATTATAAAGCATAAAATCCTTGTACCACCAAACACAAAAGGCACTGTTATAAAAATTATAGGCGAGGGTGATTACAATATTGAAACAGTTGTTGCAGTCCTTAAAGATGGCGATAAGGAAATTGAATTAAAAATGTATCATAAATGGCCTGTAAGATTTGCAAGACCTGTTAAAACTCGTATTCCACCAGATGAACCACTTGTAACTGGTCAAAGAACAATCGATATGTTCTTTCCCATTGCAAAAGGCGGAACTGCTTGTGTCCCTGGGCCTTTTGGAAGCGGAAAAACCGTAGTTCAGCATCAGTTATCTAAATGGGCTGACGCAGACGTTATTGTGTTTATTGGATGCGGAGAAAGAGGAAATGAAATGACAGATGTTCTCATTGAATTCCCCGAACTCAAAGACCCAAAATCTGGTAGACCTCTTATGGAAAGGACTGTCCTTGTTGCAAATACCTCAAATATGCCAGTTGCAGCAAGAGAAGCGTCAGTATTCACTGGTATTACTATTGCTGAGTATTATAGAGATATGGGTTATAATGTTGCTCTAATGGCGGATTCAACATCTCGTTGGGCAGAGGCGATGAGAGAAATGTCTGGAAGACTTGAGGAAATGCCTGGTGAAGAAGGATATCCAGCGTATCTTGCATCACGTATTTCTTCTTTCTATGAAAGAGCAGGAAAGGTTTATATCCTTGGTAAAAATGAGGCAGTTTCAAGCTTGAGTGTTATTGGTGCCGTATCACCACCAGGTGGAGATTTGTCGGATCCAGTAGTTCAAGCGACGCTTCGAACTGTAAGGGTTTTCTGGTCTCTTGACGCATCTTTAGCGTATGCAAGACACTTCCCTGCAATCCATTGGCTTAGAAGTTATTCATTGTATGCAGATCAGTTAAAGGAATTTTATGATAAGAACGCGGGAGTTGGATGGACTAATTACAGGGCAAGAGCACTTTCCATCTTAAGAAAAGAGGCAGAATTACAAGAGATGGTAAGGCTTGTTGGTATTGATGCACTCTCCCCGCATGATAGACTTACACTTGAAATTGCCCGCTCCATAAGAGAGGACTTCCTACAGCAAGATGCATTTGACCCAGAAGATACATACACTTCTTTAAAGAAGCAATATAGGATGATAAGGTTAATTTTTGCCTTTGCGGAACTTGCAGAAGATGCATTAAAGAAAAGTGTTGAACTTGAACAAATTATAACCCTCCCCGTACGAGTTGAAATATCAAGGGCGAAATTTATCCCCGAAAAGAATCTTGAAAAATTTGACGAACTTGAGGAAAAAATTAAGCAATCCTTTGAGTCTCTTTTAAGTGAGGTGGAACATGCCTAA
- a CDS encoding V-type ATP synthase subunit F: MNKIAFVGRKRLGILLKSFGIDMYYAENSTELASKLKEILKSGDYAIILTEEIYVDVVKDIVSKKTAPLPTIMMLPTIEKSGETVKMIGEVVEKAVGINILGKTVGGK; encoded by the coding sequence ATGAATAAAATTGCTTTTGTAGGAAGAAAGAGACTTGGAATACTTTTGAAGAGTTTTGGAATCGATATGTACTATGCCGAAAATAGCACTGAACTTGCAAGCAAGCTAAAAGAAATTTTAAAAAGTGGCGATTATGCTATTATCCTGACAGAAGAGATATATGTAGACGTGGTTAAAGACATTGTGAGTAAAAAGACTGCACCACTTCCTACAATCATGATGCTACCAACAATTGAAAAAAGTGGAGAAACTGTAAAAATGATAGGCGAAGTGGTTGAGAAAGCAGTTGGCATTAATATTTTGGGAAAAACTGTTGGAGGAAAATAG